ACAACCGAGTCCTGCATCGGTTCATCGCCCGATGTTCAGTCACGGAAGGACAACGAACCGAACACAATGGTGCATATCGCGGCGAGAGCGCCAAACCGGGGGCCACTTCCGCTACTAGTTGCTGACTGTGATGGCCCCGACGGAGGCAAGACAGCCGACCATCAGGATCACGATAGAATCGTTGACGGCCGGAACAGGACTCCGGCGGAAGCGTTCTCGCTTCTGTCAGACAGGGATAGTCGATTGCACTATCCTGGTACTGAGACTCAGTGTCGTGAGATGATTTTCCCCCTCGCCTCGGCTTCTCTCGTCGGTTATCGGCCCTCTCCCCTCGCCACGCCTTCGAGTACCTTCCCGTACGTCGCCGCCACCCGCTCGTAATCGAACCTGCGAACGAACGTCCGGAACGCCTCGGTGGCTCCCTTCTCGTCGTCGGCTCCGTCCTCGTCGCTGGCTCCACCATCGCCCGCTCGTCGCACGGCCCGGGCGATGGCCGTCGGCGTCGGGTCGCAGAACGTGACGTGCTCGCCGAAGCGCTCCTCGGCGCGGCCGCGAGCCTGCACGACGCCCAGCCCCGCTGCCGCATATTCGAGCACTTTCAGCGTGTGTGGGTCATCAACCAGCGAGATTCCGACGTCCGCGGCGTGGAGATAGCCCGGCACCGCGTCGTGATCGACCGTTCCGAGAAAGACGACGTTCTCGCACTCGCGGGCGGCGCGCTCGACATGCTCCACCAATGATCCCGCACCGAGCACGACGAGCGTCCACCCGTCCAGGCGCTCGATCGCCGCGAGCAGTTCGTCGATGTGGTAGATCGGTTCGAGACCGCCGACGTAGATCGCCACTCGGTCGTCGGCGTCGATCCCCACGGTGGCGAGACGGTCGCGTGCGCGCTCGACGCTTGCCGGGTCGGGATCGGCGAACCGATCGTACGCCACCCCGAGGTCGGTTGCGGTTGCGGCGCGGGCGTACCGCCGGACGCGATCTCGTTCCTCCTCGTAGACGTAGAGAGTGTGATCGGCGAGCGTGAAGGCGACGTTTTCGGCGGCCCGGACCGCGAACGCGAGTTCCGAAGAGTGAGTGTCGGCGAACTGCCGGATGGGATCGATGTGGTCGACCACGAACGGCGTTCCGAGGAGTTTCAGGACGACGCCGGCCATCGCGCCCGAGCGCGTCGTTCCCACGACGACGTCGTAGCTGTCGCGTTCGCGGAGCGAGGCGAGGAGCGTTTGCGGGGTAGTCCCGCGGAGCGTCACGTCGATCCCGTCCTTGCGGAGGTGTTCGGCGATCCGCCGCCGCCCGACGCTGATGTCCGCCGGCTTGTCGGGTGTGA
The genomic region above belongs to Halococcus salifodinae DSM 8989 and contains:
- a CDS encoding rhamnosyltransferase WsaF family glycosyltransferase — its product is MTNPDGEREGSTALRVLWLTPDKPADISVGRRRIAEHLRKDGIDVTLRGTTPQTLLASLRERDSYDVVVGTTRSGAMAGVVLKLLGTPFVVDHIDPIRQFADTHSSELAFAVRAAENVAFTLADHTLYVYEEERDRVRRYARAATATDLGVAYDRFADPDPASVERARDRLATVGIDADDRVAIYVGGLEPIYHIDELLAAIERLDGWTLVVLGAGSLVEHVERAARECENVVFLGTVDHDAVPGYLHAADVGISLVDDPHTLKVLEYAAAGLGVVQARGRAEERFGEHVTFCDPTPTAIARAVRRAGDGGASDEDGADDEKGATEAFRTFVRRFDYERVAATYGKVLEGVARGEGR